Below is a window of Candidatus Dependentiae bacterium DNA.
TTTTATTTGAATAGGGCGCTTTCTTGATTAATAAAAAAGATGAAGTGATTGGGTGGCAAGAATGGTATTGTCGATTTTTTGACGTTCTTTCCTGGGGCATTCAATTGAATACGTAAAAGACAGCCCGCCATTCATTGTGAGCTGTCTTTTAAATAACTATTGGTTTATCGCTAGCAATCTTGATAATAATTATCAGAATCTAGCATTATTTTTGCTGTCCGAAGATCCATCGAACGCGACTGCTGATTTGGTACAATGCGTTCAGCACGACCCGTCAATCTTCCACCATCATTTTGCAGCCAAGAAATGTCGAGAGAATCGAGTTTAAGAAAACTGCCTAACGGATCGAAACTAATATTTACTCCGACATAGTAAAAACCGGTATTTGAAAAGGTGAACCTGCTTAATAGATTTTGTAGGTTAACTTGGATTGTACACGGCGAGGCCCCTGCAGAAGCTGGCAGAGTCCCTGTAATAGTCAAGATGCGTCCTACATATTCGCCTGCGCTATTTTTATCACTATTGTAATTGATTGCTACGCTAAAATAGTTTGATGGATTGACAGTTGATTGGATAACAATCTGATCTTTATCATTCAGGACTGTATCATTAAGACCTAAAAGCCCCGGCACCACAAGCGTCGGCCCTTGAGTGTTTACAAGCATGTTAGCCCCACCAACCAATCCTAAATCGGGAAAACGTGAAAGGGCGAAATTTGGGGAGCGGGAACCTGAACTATTTGAGATGGTTACAGTACCTAAATAAACAGGTATATTCTCTTTGATATTGGTTTTTAAAAAAGCTGCGCGTGGAATCGGTTGATTACGAACCAGAATGGGCGCTTTAGCCGCACTTGATACACGTGAAGATATTGGTGCACCTTGAGCGGCCATTAATTGGCCGTCAAATGAGATAGTAATCAAGGCAATAAGCGTTTGTAGTGCCAAATGAGTCATAGAAATACGTGATTTCATAAGATTTTAGCCCTTTTTAAATGATTTTTTAGCAGATAGTGCTATCACTCATAAGTATGATTTAATAAGAACCCATTTATCAATATTTTATATTTGAAAATATAAAAAAGAATTCGCGAGGCAATGCCCGCTAATTTCTGCTTCTCATTTGCATTGAAATAAAGAGCTGTAGGCTCGGTAAAAAAATAAAAGTTGAAAAGTGTGAAGAAAATCACTACTCTATTTGACAGTTCGAGGCGAGATTCCCGAGCGGTCAAAGGGGACGGACTGTAAATCCGTTGGCTTATGTCTTCGAAGGTTCGAATCCTTCTCTCGCCACCATACTTGGCCCAGGCTTCGTATGGCGCAGCCAGGCAATCCTAACGAAGCGTGTCCGAGCTTGCCAAGCCGTAAGGCGAGGATAAGCGGCGCCTGGGTTCAAGATCGAGCGTATGAAGTTTGAAATAATTTAGGATGCGGGAATAGCTCAATTGGTAGAGCGACAGCCTTCCAAGCTGTAGGTTGCGGGTTCGAGCCCCGTTTCCCGCTCCATTCTACGTTTATCCGGGCCTTCAGGCTCGGCAAACTACGAATGGCGCGGCCAGTCTTCACCCAGAGCTCATAGCCACAAAGCAGATGCTAACTGTTGCTGAGAAGAATGGATATAAATAGATGCGATTGAGAGCCAAGGTGGGCAGCTCAATCGTCAAGCTCACTGAATGTTTTGAAATTAACTTGGCAAAAGAATTGAAATTTAGTATAAAATCAGTCCAATGTGGGTTGGTTTTTTGAGAGTAATGCTGGCGTAGCTCAGTCGGTAGAGCAACTGATTTGTAATCAGTAGGTCGCTGGTTCGAATCCAGTCGCCAGCTCCAAATTCCGCCTAAGCTTTGATGCCCGAGCTGATTAGCGCCGATCCAAAAGCTAATAGCCGTGATCAAGTGTTGGCGAAGTGCGGCTCTAGGTCCGCTTAATAATGAAAAAAAAGCGATGAAGATGTTGATAAAATCGCTCTCCTTATAAGAACTGACGAGTCCCATAATGCTAAAAAGCGATGCGGGACGCGTCTAAACCAGGGTTGAATGATAAAAATCGAGTTGTTTTTTTCCTTTTTTTTATTTAACCTAGTACTATGTTTGAGAAATGTATGCCCACGTAGCTCAGTGGTAGAGCACTTCCTTGGTAAGGGAGAGGTCACCGGTTCAATCCCGGTCGCGGGCTCCATAATAAAAGTCGTAGTTGTTTCATAACGTAAGAGAACCATATGGCAAAGAAGAAACGAGTAATTACTGCCCTTTCATGTGAGCAATGCAGAGAGCGTAATTATTCGCAAGTAGTTTCAGGAAAAAGATCAGTTGGCTCTTTGCAATTAAGCAAATATTGTTCTCATTGTCGTAAGCATACGATGCACAAAGAAACCAAATAGGTTTTTGTGGAGGCCAGTAGCTCTAATTGGCAGAGCGGCAGACTCCAAATCTGCGGGTTGGGGGTTCGAATCCCTCCTGGCCTGCCAAACGATCGAATAGATCTGAAAGTGTCCAAGATGAATAAGGTTTATTTTGCATCTCTTGCATGCAAAAGAGGTGAGGTGTAATGAAGGGTGTTGTTCGTTTTTTGCAGGAAGTCCAGCTTGAGCTAGCCAAGATTGCATGGCCGAGTTTTAATGAACTTGTTGGCTCAGTAATTATAGTTCTTATCTTGGTTTGCATTTTTGCTCTCTATATAGGTTCTATTGATGTCATTTTTTACAAAATCGCTGGGCGAATTTTTTAGCGCATCGGGAAATACATGAAGCGTTGGTATGTTGTTCAAATTTACGCTGGGTACGAAGAGGCGATTAAAACAGATCTTGAACGCCGCATTAAAGAGACGGGCAAACAAGATGTGTTTGGTGACGTATTAATCCCCTCTGCTAAGGTAAAGAGTATGTTCTCGACTGAAGCAAAAGATGAGCAACAGCTTTTTCCTGGATACCTCCTTGTTGAGATGGAGTTGTCTCAGGAGACAATGCGTTTGGTGCAAGCGACACCGCGCGTTATTCGCTTTTTAGGTGGTAAAGAACCTATGCCGCTATCTCAGAAGGAGATAGGGCGAATAGTGTCTCAAATGAAAGGCGAGGTCGCCTTGGTTCCTAAGAAGAGTGATTTCGTTGTTGGAAGTGAAGTTGATATATCTGAAGGACCCTTTGCAGGGTTTGTTGGAGTTGTCGAGAAAATTGATGAGGCAAATGAGCGTCTCACGTTGATGGTAAGTATTTTTGGTCGAATGACTCCTATTGAATTAGGTTTTGATCAAGTAAAACGATGATTACGGTAGGTTGGTACAATGGCAAAAGAAGTCAAAGCACAAGTTAAGTTAAAAGTTTCTGCAGGGGCTGCGACGCCTGCACCTCCAGTTGGTTCCGCTCTTGGTCAGCAAGGCGTGGCGATTATGGAATTCTGCAAGCAGTTTAATGCAAAAACGGCGCACTTGAAGGGAGAAGTCCTTCCGGTAGTTGTTACTGTTTATAAAGATAAGACGTTCGACTTTATTGTTAAGACGCCTGAAACTTCAGCTCTCATTAAAAAGAAGCTCAAGCTAGAAAAAGGTTCTTCTAAGCCAAATCTTGAAAAAGTTGGCAAATTAACCTGGAAAGATGTCGAAGATATCGCAACGGTTAAAATGCCAGATCTCAACGCACTTGATGTAGAGCAGGCAAAAAAAATCGTAGCTGGTACTGCTCGTAGTATGGGAATTGATATTGTTTGATTAAGATTGGGTTTTTGTTATGGCAACGCATGGTAAAAAATACATAGCTGCAAGCGAAAAAGTTAATACAGACACCGTATTTTCTTTCAAAGATGGTCTTGCAAAAGTTAAAGAATTAGCACACGCAAAATTTGATGAATCGGTTGATGTGCATGTGAACCTTGGTATTGATCCTGAAAGAGGCGAACAAGCCGTTCGTGGATCAGTAGTTTTGCCTCATAGTGTTGGCAAAAAGGTTCGCATTGTCGTTTTTGCAAAAGGTGATCAAGCTGATCTTGCAAGAGAAGCTGGTGCCGACTTTGTAGGTACGGATGATTTGGTAGAAAAAATTGAAGGCGGGTGGCTTGATTTTGAATATGCAGTTGCAACACCCGATCTAATGGGCATGGTTGGTAAACTTGCAAAAGTCCTCGGGCCTCGTGGTTTGTTACCAAACAAGAAGGTGGGCACCGTTGCGCTTCAAGTAGCTCCGGTAATTAACGATCTAAAAAAGGGACGCCTCTTTTTCAAAAACGATAAGAGTGGCCTTGTGCATTTTTCAATAGGTCGTGTTTCTTTTGACGCTGCTAAGCTTCAAGAAAATCTCGTTGCTTTCATAAGAGCTTTGAGTACTTCTAAGCCAGCTTCTTCAAAGGGCAAATTTATTCAAAAAGTTACGGTAACGTCTACCATGGGACTTGGTATTCGCGTTAACCCGGATGATATTGTAAACGCATAGTGATGGATTAAGGTAAAACCATGAATCGCCAAGATAAAGCGCAAAGCATACAGTCTTTGAAAGATGGGTTGCAAAAAGAAGCAACGTTTATTGTCGGATATAAAGGATTAACCGTTGCTCAATTGACAGATTTGAGACGCAAATTGCACAAAGATGGCGGATCGATGCAGGTAGCTAAAGTAACGCTTATGGAGCGTGCTATCTCTGAAGGATCTTCAGCTGAACAATTGAAACAATATCTGCAAAATCAAATAGCCTTTGTCTACGCTGAGAAAAATTCTCCAGCTATCGCCAAAGTTTTATCTACCTATGCAAAGGAAAACGAAAAACTTCAGCTAATAGCTGGTTATCTGGAAAATCAAGTGATATCTACTGCGGGTATTAAGGCGGTCGCTTCATTGCCTCCTCGCGAAGTATTGCTTGCTATCTTGTGTGGTACATTGAACGCTCCATCACAAAAATTGGTGATGATGCTCAACCTGATGGTGGTGCGCTTGCTTTATGTATTACAACAAGCTGCAGATAAGAAAGAACAAGAAGCTGCTGCTTAGGCAACTTTTTAATGTGTAATTACGTGTGTTATATAATCTATTCTTAGATTGGGGAATGCTATGGCATCTAAATCTTATGAAAAATTGGTAGAAGATATCAGCAAATTATCTGTGCTCGAGTTGAGCGAATTGGTAAAAGCGCTAGAAACAACTTTTGGTGTTTCTGCTGCAATGCCAGTTGCCGCTGCTGCACCTGCTGCACAAGCTGATGCTGGCGCTGCAAAAGCTGAAGAAAAATCAAGCTACAAAGTTAAGCTCGTTGAAGCTACAGATAAAATCAAAGCAATTAAAGCGTTGCGTCAAGTATTGCCAAATCTTGGATTGGGCGATGCAAAAGCAGCAGTTGAAGCTTTGCCATATGCTGTAGGTGAAATGCC
It encodes the following:
- the rpmG gene encoding 50S ribosomal protein L33, translating into MAKKKRVITALSCEQCRERNYSQVVSGKRSVGSLQLSKYCSHCRKHTMHKETK
- the secE gene encoding preprotein translocase subunit SecE, giving the protein MKGVVRFLQEVQLELAKIAWPSFNELVGSVIIVLILVCIFALYIGSIDVIFYKIAGRIF
- the nusG gene encoding transcription termination/antitermination factor NusG encodes the protein MKRWYVVQIYAGYEEAIKTDLERRIKETGKQDVFGDVLIPSAKVKSMFSTEAKDEQQLFPGYLLVEMELSQETMRLVQATPRVIRFLGGKEPMPLSQKEIGRIVSQMKGEVALVPKKSDFVVGSEVDISEGPFAGFVGVVEKIDEANERLTLMVSIFGRMTPIELGFDQVKR
- the rplK gene encoding 50S ribosomal protein L11 — encoded protein: MAKEVKAQVKLKVSAGAATPAPPVGSALGQQGVAIMEFCKQFNAKTAHLKGEVLPVVVTVYKDKTFDFIVKTPETSALIKKKLKLEKGSSKPNLEKVGKLTWKDVEDIATVKMPDLNALDVEQAKKIVAGTARSMGIDIV
- a CDS encoding 50S ribosomal protein L1, with product MATHGKKYIAASEKVNTDTVFSFKDGLAKVKELAHAKFDESVDVHVNLGIDPERGEQAVRGSVVLPHSVGKKVRIVVFAKGDQADLAREAGADFVGTDDLVEKIEGGWLDFEYAVATPDLMGMVGKLAKVLGPRGLLPNKKVGTVALQVAPVINDLKKGRLFFKNDKSGLVHFSIGRVSFDAAKLQENLVAFIRALSTSKPASSKGKFIQKVTVTSTMGLGIRVNPDDIVNA
- a CDS encoding 50S ribosomal protein L10, yielding MNRQDKAQSIQSLKDGLQKEATFIVGYKGLTVAQLTDLRRKLHKDGGSMQVAKVTLMERAISEGSSAEQLKQYLQNQIAFVYAEKNSPAIAKVLSTYAKENEKLQLIAGYLENQVISTAGIKAVASLPPREVLLAILCGTLNAPSQKLVMMLNLMVVRLLYVLQQAADKKEQEAAA
- the rplL gene encoding 50S ribosomal protein L7/L12 — translated: MASKSYEKLVEDISKLSVLELSELVKALETTFGVSAAMPVAAAAPAAQADAGAAKAEEKSSYKVKLVEATDKIKAIKALRQVLPNLGLGDAKAAVEALPYAVGEMPKADAEKAKKTLEEAGAKVELA